CCATCAGCTGGCCGAACGCCGATGGTGTCTGGCTGAGCACCGTGATGCCCTGCCCGTTCATCTCGCGGATGAATGCTTCCGGATTGCGCGAGGTCTCGTGCGACACCACGTGCACGCGCGCACCGGTCAGCAGTGCGCCCCAGACCTCCCACACCGAGAAGTCGAAGGCAAAGGAATGAAAGAAACTCCAGACGTCGTCCCTGGTCAGTGCAAATTCGTCCTGCACCGCGCCCAGCAGCGCCTGCACGCTGCGGTGCGCGATCAGCACGCCCTTGGGGCGCCCCGTCGATCCCGAGGTGTAGATCATGTAGGCGGGATCGTCGATGGACCACTCCACGGGGTGGCCCTGGTCAACCGGCACTGATTCGGGCGACTGGCGCAGCCACTGCGACATCGTGATCGACGCGAATGCCCCGCCAGGGGCATGGCCATCGTCAAAAATCGCCAGTTTCAGGCCCGCGTCCTCGCAGGTGTAGGCGATGCGATCCGCCGGATAGTCCGGATCGATCGGCACGTAGACAGCGCCCGCCTTCATGATGGCCAGCGCGGCGACCACCATATGGCGGGAACGCGCCACGCACAGGCCCACGTGATCGGCACGGCCAATTCCGCGCTGCGTGAGATACGCTGCAAGACGGCCGGCCTCGCGCATCAGCTCAGCGTAGGACAGGCAACCTTCCGCATCGCTCACTGCAGGCGCGTCGGGCTGTTCAAGCGCCCGCTCCGCGATGCGTTGTTCGATGCGTTGCGGCGCCAGCAGCTGTTCGGTGCGCGAACGGTGCCCGAGCGCCAGAACAGCGCTCTGCTGGGTCGAATCGAGCAAGGGTATGTGCGCGACCGGTGTATCCGGCGCTGCGGCGACGGCCGTCGCCACGTTCGCCAGGCAACGCAGCAGCCACTGTGCATCCTCGGTGCCGATGGCAGATTGGTCATAGTGCACCGCGAGCGACACGTGTCCGTCCGCGGCATCCTCGACCAGCAGCGTGATCGGAAACGGAGGTCGCACGAATGCCTGATAGTGCAAGGCGCGTACACCGGGCATCAGCGATGGCAATGCACAGCCGGCGAACAGGCCAACCAGGAATGCCGGCTCGCCACTCCACAGGCCGGCAAGCGCAGTGACCCGTTCATCGGTCAGCCAGGCGTGCGCAACCCCGCCGCGCAGCGCGGGCGATGCGTCAAGCGGACACAGGGCCCACCCGCTGCCGGTGTCGAGACCGGGAATGTCGGCGTTGTCGATCATGACCGGCAGACTCGCAGCAGGCTGCTGATTGAACGCGCGGAAGACGCGCGACAACGCAACGGACAGCTGCGCCAGGTTTGCGGGAAACACGATGGACTCGGTCCGCGCACAACCACTCCCGGTACCCGCGGCTGCCCATGGGGTGATCGGCGGATAATCTGCCCAGTTGACCTCGATAGGCGGCGACGCCTGCGCCCCGGGCGTCGCTGATTCAAACGATTCACCGGTCGCCAGCTGCGTGAGAATGCGGATCAGCAGTGCCTTTCCGATGCAGACGCGGCCTGCGGTGACGATGAGCGCCGCCGAGCCGTCCTCAAAGCACAATTGGACCGCCCGCAACAGCGCTTCGGACTGCGGCGCCGGGCACCTCGCAGCCTCCCGTTCGCACTGGGCTCGCGCCGGCGCGCTGTCGTGGCGATGGGGTACGTCGTCCAGGAACAGGTGCATCGGAAGCGTGCCGAGCTCTGGTCGCAGCGCGCGCACCGAGGTGCTCATGCGATCGAACCGGGCTTGCAACACGGATCGCTCGACTGGCGCGTGCAATTCGGCGCACAGCACATGGGTTCGCGCACCGGTGTCGTCGTTGACCACGCGCGAGAACAGGCTGCCGACTCTGTCGTTTACCGTACCCGACGCAGCCAGGTGTTGCCGAAATGACATGAATTGCCCCTAGAACCAAATAATCGCTACGAACGGTGCTGTTTCGCGGTCAGCGTGCAGTGAAACCCGCATCGACCGTGACGACACTGCCAGTCACCCGGCGGGCCGCATCCGAGCCCAGCCAGATGGCAGCATCGGCGATGTCTGCCGGTTCAATCAGCTCATTCATGGGTTGAGACTGGACGAAGACGCTTTCGTGCTCGGCCACATCCACATCCAGCGAGCGCGCGATCTCCGAGAGCATCCGACCTTCCACGTGATCGGCGTCACGGACCGAACCGGGACAGATGGCATTCACCCGCACCTTGACCGGCCCGTAGTCGAGCGCGGCCGCCTTCGTGAGCCCGACAACGCCATGCTTGGCCGCAACGTAGCCGGAGAAATGACGGTAACCGACGGTGCCGGCAGTCGACGCGATATTGACGATGCTGCCCGCGCGCTGGGACGTCATGATCTTCCCGACGGCTTTGAGCATCCGCCAGGCGCCATTGAGATCGACATCTACCATGAGGTTCCACTCCTCCTCGGAAATGTCGTGGACGACTTTTCCGGAGGGCGCGGCAATACCGGCGTTGTTCAGCAGGATGTCGATCCGGCCGAACCGCGCCATGGCTTTGTCTACTACGCGCTCGATCTCATCGAGGCGGCGCACGTCGGCAAACTCCGACAGCACCGATGCGCCGTGCTCCCGGCACGCCGCTTCCGTGCAGGCCAGCTGGCTGGGCGTGCTCAGTGGGTATGGCACCCCGGCAATATCGCCGGACACGTCAATCAGGACGAGGTCCGCGCCCTCCCGGGCAAACGCCACGGCGCACTCGCGACCCAGGCCACGTCCCGCACCGGTCACGACGGCCACTTTCCCTTTCAGTCTCATGGCGCAATTTCCAGCGCCGTCGCCACGGCTTGACGCGCAAAGGTGGCAATCCGTCCGAGCAGAGGACCGGCGTTACCGATGAAGTACATGTGCCCGCCTTCGAGTTCGTCGTGGCTGACCGCTCCCGTCGACGCCTTGCGCCACAGGTCGACCTGCGCTCGCGAAACCAGCTGGTCGCCAGCACCGCGCACTGTCATTACCGGTACGGAAAGCGGTTCGCCGCTACGCGGAACGTAGTCCTCGTGCATCCGCACATCGGCACGCAGCGTCGGCAGCAGCAGCTCACGCATCATCGGGTCGCTCAGCGCCTCGTGGTTGTAGCCGGAGAACTCCGACACCTTCGCCAGGAACGCCTCGTCGTTGTTGAATCCGGTTGC
This genomic stretch from Tahibacter amnicola harbors:
- a CDS encoding non-ribosomal peptide synthetase, whose translation is MSFRQHLAASGTVNDRVGSLFSRVVNDDTGARTHVLCAELHAPVERSVLQARFDRMSTSVRALRPELGTLPMHLFLDDVPHRHDSAPARAQCEREAARCPAPQSEALLRAVQLCFEDGSAALIVTAGRVCIGKALLIRILTQLATGESFESATPGAQASPPIEVNWADYPPITPWAAAGTGSGCARTESIVFPANLAQLSVALSRVFRAFNQQPAASLPVMIDNADIPGLDTGSGWALCPLDASPALRGGVAHAWLTDERVTALAGLWSGEPAFLVGLFAGCALPSLMPGVRALHYQAFVRPPFPITLLVEDAADGHVSLAVHYDQSAIGTEDAQWLLRCLANVATAVAAAPDTPVAHIPLLDSTQQSAVLALGHRSRTEQLLAPQRIEQRIAERALEQPDAPAVSDAEGCLSYAELMREAGRLAAYLTQRGIGRADHVGLCVARSRHMVVAALAIMKAGAVYVPIDPDYPADRIAYTCEDAGLKLAIFDDGHAPGGAFASITMSQWLRQSPESVPVDQGHPVEWSIDDPAYMIYTSGSTGRPKGVLIAHRSVQALLGAVQDEFALTRDDVWSFFHSFAFDFSVWEVWGALLTGARVHVVSHETSRNPEAFIREMNGQGITVLSQTPSAFGQLMAADRAHPVGPQLRLVVFGGEALDARALLPWFDRHPESQCRLINMFGITETTVHVTAKEIRRSHALEGSRSVGRPINGWHAYVLGPDGTVLPPGIDGEIYVGGSGVALGYHNKPELNEQRFMPDLLGNGRMYRSGDRGRLLPSGEMLHLGRLDNQIKLRGFRIELDEIRNVLLRCRGVEAAAAVFSQKDKLDAATARIDAYIVLAEGSVRDVWLHASQQLPDYMLPTSIARVSSMPLTANGKLDQQKLAGHIIERSGSPERSIGIAVAPKGAAAPSTPAEDAETDVERHLVEIWSELFDQPVSVGDNFFDLGGNSLFAIRLSTKARERGLPGLSLRDLYVHQTISGLTAFLRRS
- a CDS encoding thioesterase II family protein encodes the protein MEKIQLICLPFAGAGASFFNEWKGVEPSLVIRAMQLPGREKRFLETPHVDVHRAVDELTKELLADDALDTPTLIFGHSLGAVLAFELARRLESPGRGKLLGLVASGSPDPWTQRSDRATGFNNDEAFLAKVSEFSGYNHEALSDPMMRELLLPTLRADVRMHEDYVPRSGEPLSVPVMTVRGAGDQLVSRAQVDLWRKASTGAVSHDELEGGHMYFIGNAGPLLGRIATFARQAVATALEIAP
- a CDS encoding SDR family oxidoreductase produces the protein MRLKGKVAVVTGAGRGLGRECAVAFAREGADLVLIDVSGDIAGVPYPLSTPSQLACTEAACREHGASVLSEFADVRRLDEIERVVDKAMARFGRIDILLNNAGIAAPSGKVVHDISEEEWNLMVDVDLNGAWRMLKAVGKIMTSQRAGSIVNIASTAGTVGYRHFSGYVAAKHGVVGLTKAAALDYGPVKVRVNAICPGSVRDADHVEGRMLSEIARSLDVDVAEHESVFVQSQPMNELIEPADIADAAIWLGSDAARRVTGSVVTVDAGFTAR